The Phormidium yuhuli AB48 DNA window GAACGCCTAAATCTTGCATGGCGTTGCGAAGTTGGCGATCGAGTTGTTTTTCCAGGTTGCCCTGTTCTGACTTAAACTGAGTCATGAAGTCGTCGATCATGGATTTGGCATCATCAGAATCGATTTTGCCTTCTTTCACCCAGCGATCGCTGACTTCTTTGATTTTCTCGGCCACCAGGGATGTAGTCCCCACGCCGATCATGAGCAGTTGGGTCAGTAGATTGTTGTTATCCATCGAAATTTTAAGTGCAAAGGACGGATGAGCTTGAACCGATTGTCGGTGACGTTTCCCGATCCTAGCGCGTTTACTCCTCTTGGCGGAGGCCTTCGGGAACTGTAACCCCCGACACCCCAGCTATAGCCCGTAAATTCTGACAGCGAACTAACTCAGTAAAGGACAATCCGGGTCGTCCTTCCAACTCACTGACGGCTTTAATGGCGCTGACCAGGGCTTTGGCAGCTTCTACTTCATCATAGCCGCGACGTTGAGCCACGGCGATCGCCCCTTCGTCGGCCGCCAGTTCCGAGGCGGTGGCTTGGTTCTGTCGCCAAATCTGGTTGAGGGCGATGGCCGTCAAACTTCCCGCCGCGACTATCCCCACTGCATCCCCTTGGCTCACTTGAACCGCTGTGGCCACAATCCCGGCTAAGCCAAGGCCTTGATAGACATCCAACTTAAACCAGCGAATCTCTAACTGCCAACAGACAGTCCGTAACAGGAGCAAATCTCGCTGAGGTTGGCTCAACTCTTGCCAAAAGTCAAAGTTAATCAGAATCAGGCGATCGCGCTTCCAGGGAACGGGAAACGGCGTATCAATGACCTTAGACAAACTGGGTTGACTGACAATTTTCGCGAACATACGCCCGGAGGCGGGCATTAAATCGAGGAGGCGATGAGTCTCGATGGCTGGATTCATGGGGAGTTGGGAGGATGGGGAACGACAATCAGGAACGACCCAGATTGCAGGGTCACCGCTAGCTTGCCACAATGGGGGATGAATTCTCTGTTTAGCTTATTCTCCCCTATGGATGCCTTTGCGCCAATTGCTCCAGACTGGACAAAATCGGCGGTTCACGCCTTTGACTTCCGCTGTCCTCAATGTGGGGCCAGCAGTCGTACAGCTAATAAAGTTTGGTTGAACCGGCGATCGCCCGTCTACAACCCTGACTATACCCGGAAATGGCAAGAGTTCTATCACTGTTCCTGCGGTTGTGTGTGGTGGGCCTGGAGTAGCGATCGCCCCTCGGAACCGGAAGCGGCGGAGTTTATTACCGATGTTACCCTCCCCGAGTCTCCCCACCCTGAAAACGGCGATGAGCCTTAACTCACCGCCGTTTGAGGTGTCATATCATGTCAGGATATGCAAGCACTGCTGGCCGAGTCTCGCAGATGTTACTGGGTGGAGACCAATTCGGGGAAGCGCAGTTCCACATTGTCCTTGGAAATAATGACTTGTCCATCATCATCCAGGTCAATGATGGCGCGATCGCCATCTTGGATTTCACCCGAGAGCATCTTCTCGGCCAGGACATCTTCGAGGAGGCGCATAATCGCCCGACGCAAGGGCCGCGCACCGTAGGCGGGGTCATAGCCTTCATCAGCGAGACGGTTCTTGAAGGCGTCGGTGGCTTGCAGACGAATGTCTTTTTCCACCAGGCGATCGAAGACTCGTTTCAATTCGATGTCGGCAATTTGCTTGATTTCCTCGCGGTTGAGTTGGCTGAAGACGATGATGTCATCCAAGCGGTTGAGGAACTCGGGCCGGAAGTATTGTTTGAGTTCTTCATTCACCAGATTACGGATGCGGTTGTACTGAGCTTCCGTCTCATCCCCAGTGATTTCAAAGCCGAGGCCGCCGCCACCTTTCTCGATGACGCGGGAACCGATATTCGAGGTCATAATTAGCAGGGTGTTCTTGAAGTCCACCACGCGACCTTTGGAATCGGTTAAACGACCGTCTTCGAGGATTTGTAGCAGCAGGTTGAAGACATCGGGGTGAGCTTTCTCGATTTCATCGAAGAGAATCACCGAGTAAGGACGACGGCGTACCGCTTCCGTGAGTTGTCCGCCTTCGTCATAGCCGACAAATCCCGGAGGAGATCCAATCAGCTTAGATACCGTATGGCGTTCCATGAACTCGGACATATCCAAGCGAATCATGGACTCTTCTGAGCCAAAGAAGTAGGCCGCTAAGGCTTTGGTGAGTTCGGTTTTCCCTACCCCAGTCGGTCCCGAGAAGATGAAACTGGCGATGGGACGATGGGGATTTTTCAGGCCCACCCGAGCGCGACGCACGGCCCGAGACACGGCGCGCACGGCCTCTTCTTGACCGATCAGACGCTCGTGCAGGGTATCTTCGAGGTGCAACAGTTTTTCCGACTCGGTTTCTTCGAGTTTCGTCACCGGAACTCCTGTCCAGCTGGAGACAATCTCAGCGATGTTTTCTTCCGTCACCATCGGCGCACCTTGGGGGGTTTGTTGACGTTCGATGGAGAGTTGGTCAATTTTGGCCCGGGTTTCGAGTTCGCGATCGCGCAGTTGACTGGCTTTCTCGAAGTCCTGTTCGGTGACGGCGTTGTCTTTGTCTTTAATCACCTGGGCCAGTTCCCGTTTCAGTTCTCGGGAAGCGGGAGAGGCTTTGAAATGCTCGATATGTACCCGCGAACCGGCTTCATCGATGAGGTCGATGGCTTTGTCGGGAAGGAAGCGATCGTTAATGTAGCGATCGGACAGTTGCGCGGCGGCTTCTAGGGCTTCATCGGCGATGGTGAGCTGGTGATGTTGCTCATAGCGATCGCGCAAGCCAAAGAGAATTTCGATGGTTTCCTGCACCGTCGGCTCACCCACCATAATCGGCTGGAACCGCCGTTCTAGAGCTGCATCCCGCTCGATATGCTTGCGGAACTCATCCAGGGTGGTGGCCCCGATACATTGCAATTCACCCCGGGCCAGAGCGGGTTTAAGGATATTGGCCGCGTCCAGACCCCCTTCTAACGCACCGGCGCCTACTAAGGTATGGATTTCATCAATGACGAGAATCACATTGGCGTTGCTGCGCACTTCCTCAATGATATTTTTGAGTCGTTCCTCAAACTCACCCCGGAAGCGGGTCCCAGCGACCAGCATCCCCATATCAATGGCGATGACTTGCTTGTTTTCCAGGAGTTCCGGAACGGCATTGGTGGCGATACGTTGGGCTAGGCCCTCAGCGATGGCGGTTTTCCCAATCCCCGGCTCGCCCACGAGAATGGGGTTATTTTTGGTCCGACGACCGAGGATTTGCACCAGACGCTCCGTTTCGCGATCTCGTCCCACCACGGGGTCAAGTTTTCCGTCAACGGCTAACTGGGTTAAGTTCGTCCCAAACTCATCCAGGGTGGCCATTTTGGTACTTTTACTGGATGACTGTCCTCCCGGGGCCACACCGGCCACTTCCCCAAGTTGTTTCATCACTTGGGTGCGGATATCACCGAGATCCACCCCCAGGTTATGTAGAACTGTCGCGGCGACCCCTTCTTCATCCCGCGTCAGTCCTAAGAGGATATGTTCCGGGGCAATATAGTTATGCCCTAGTTGCCGAGCTTCTTCGACAGCATATTCAAACACCCGTTTGGCTTTGGGGGTGAAGGGGATTTCAGCGGAGGTAAAGCCGGAACCGCGGCCAATGAGTTGTTCGACTTCTCGGCGCGCCCCGTCACGGGTAACGCTAAACTTACTCAGGACATTGGCGGCGATACTGCTTCCCTCACCAACGAGACCTAGCAAAATCTGCTCAGTCCCCACCATGTTGTGTTTGAGTCGGCGGGCTTCTTCTTGAGCCAACATGACGACTCGGATGGCTTTGTCTGTAAAGTGTTCAAACATGAGCTTGTGTCTCAAATCGATGTATAAGGGGCAGGGGGAAGGACAACCGTATCTTTAGGGTAAAGGGTTTGGTAGGGGGATGCCGGTTTCTGGATGTTGGTTCAGGAGCTGAAACCCGATGGCAGCAATTATGAACTTTTGTATATCTCATTAATATAATCTATCTCCCAGAACAGATGGCGACAGTGAGGAGAGCCGAAGCAGGATAGGTAGGATAGCCGTCGTTTTGTGGCGGTTGGATAACGGGATTCAGGGCGGACATGGCAAGGGTTAAGATATCTTTAGCGTATTACAAAGTTGGCTGGGGATGCAAATGCTCGGGTCCAGTCTCTGGATTGGGATCTCGTGGGAGTGAGACCGGGTCAAAGTTCCCGAGGGGTGGGCAATGGGCGGGTTTGGGGACTGATATAGGGGGAGATTCCATGAGCATTTCCTGACCTGAGCGAGTCGAGCTATACTTTGGGCATTGATGGCTCTCGGCGATCGCCGGGAAAGGGCGGTATGAGTCGAACAGGAATGTCACGGTTGACGGTTGGGATGCTGCTGATTCTGGGGATGACCACTCCTGTCACTGCTGGCCGGGTTCAGGGTCAGGACTCCCGGTTAAGCCAGGGCCGGGGGAGTCCTGAGTTTGTGTTTCAGGAGGGATTGCAGTTACTCAACCAAAACCGTTTTCAGGAGGCTGAACAGGCCTTCCGGGAGGTGGTTCGCTTCGATGGGGTGGATCATGAGGCTTGGAATAATCTAGGCCGGGCGTTGCAGGGCCAGGGAGATTCGCAGGCGGCCATTGAGGCCTATGAGCGGGCCTTGGAATTACGCCCCCGCTATGCTGAGGTGTTTAATAATTTAGGGGTGGCCTATCGGGCTTTAGGACGGCTGGAGGAGGCGATGGCGGCCTATGAGCGGGCGATCGCCCTTCAGCCGGGGTTGGGGGCGGCTCACTACAACATGGGTTTGATTCTCTCCCGTCAAGGACAGTTACCTGAAGCGTTAAGCCGGTTTCAACAGGCGATCGCTGTCAGTCCCCGTTTTGTCCCAGCCCACTATGCCCTAGCCGAGACCCTCCTGCGGCTCAATCGCCCTGAGGAGGCGTTGGCTCCTCTGCAACGGACTCTTGACCTCGATCCTGAATTTGAGGCGGCCTATGGTGCTATTGGGGCGACGCTGATGCGTTTAGGACGGACTCGGGAGGCATTGGTTTTCCTGGAACAGGCTGTGGAGCGAACGGGGGATGATGCCCGTGTGAGTTATTATCGTGGCTTTGCTCGTCTGGAAACTGGCGATGCTGAGGGGGCTTTACCGTTATTGGAACAGGCGATCGCCCTTGATCCTGAGTTGGGGGATGCGTTTCGCAGTTTGGGAGAGGCGTATTTGGCCTTGGGCCAGGAACGGGACGCTTTGGAGATGCTTTTACGGGCGATCGAGTTATATCAGACCCAGTCCCCTGTTCCCTCTCGGGAGTTGGCCCGGGCATATTTTGCCGTGGGTAATGTTTATGCCACTCGGGACTTTAAGTTTCCTGAGGCGATTCAGGCGTTTCAGAATGCACTCAATGCCGATCCTAGTTTTGGCTTGGCCCATGCCCGTATGGGGGATTTGTTAGCCCAACGACAACAGTATGAACGGGCTAATCTCTCCTATCAAGCGGCCTTAGCCTTAGATCCCAATTCCGCAGAGATTTATAACGGTTTGGGTGAGTTGTTGTTTGCCATGGGCTATTTAGAGCGAGCGGTGGCCGCCTGGCGACGGGCGATCGCCATCGATCCCGGCTACGGAGAAGCCCTCAGCAACTTAGGAGATGCTCTCGGTCGTGGCCGCCGTGTACCTTAAGGACAAAACTTGATGAAGTTTCCTAAACATAATGCCTACTTTCTGTAAACTCCGGTTTGTCACTGTAGTTTTAGGAAATAAATCACTGAAGTAGGGGTGAAAAATTTTTCGCCCCTACGCAAAAAAATAACTTTTTTTCGTAAATTTTCTTGAAG harbors:
- a CDS encoding tetratricopeptide repeat protein, whose amino-acid sequence is MSRLTVGMLLILGMTTPVTAGRVQGQDSRLSQGRGSPEFVFQEGLQLLNQNRFQEAEQAFREVVRFDGVDHEAWNNLGRALQGQGDSQAAIEAYERALELRPRYAEVFNNLGVAYRALGRLEEAMAAYERAIALQPGLGAAHYNMGLILSRQGQLPEALSRFQQAIAVSPRFVPAHYALAETLLRLNRPEEALAPLQRTLDLDPEFEAAYGAIGATLMRLGRTREALVFLEQAVERTGDDARVSYYRGFARLETGDAEGALPLLEQAIALDPELGDAFRSLGEAYLALGQERDALEMLLRAIELYQTQSPVPSRELARAYFAVGNVYATRDFKFPEAIQAFQNALNADPSFGLAHARMGDLLAQRQQYERANLSYQAALALDPNSAEIYNGLGELLFAMGYLERAVAAWRRAIAIDPGYGEALSNLGDALGRGRRVP
- a CDS encoding DUF3318 domain-containing protein, which encodes MNPAIETHRLLDLMPASGRMFAKIVSQPSLSKVIDTPFPVPWKRDRLILINFDFWQELSQPQRDLLLLRTVCWQLEIRWFKLDVYQGLGLAGIVATAVQVSQGDAVGIVAAGSLTAIALNQIWRQNQATASELAADEGAIAVAQRRGYDEVEAAKALVSAIKAVSELEGRPGLSFTELVRCQNLRAIAGVSGVTVPEGLRQEE
- a CDS encoding phasin family protein, with protein sequence MDNNNLLTQLLMIGVGTTSLVAEKIKEVSDRWVKEGKIDSDDAKSMIDDFMTQFKSEQGNLEKQLDRQLRNAMQDLGVPRQAEMDELRGRLDRLERQVRDLENKNWR
- a CDS encoding ATP-dependent Clp protease ATP-binding subunit — protein: MFEHFTDKAIRVVMLAQEEARRLKHNMVGTEQILLGLVGEGSSIAANVLSKFSVTRDGARREVEQLIGRGSGFTSAEIPFTPKAKRVFEYAVEEARQLGHNYIAPEHILLGLTRDEEGVAATVLHNLGVDLGDIRTQVMKQLGEVAGVAPGGQSSSKSTKMATLDEFGTNLTQLAVDGKLDPVVGRDRETERLVQILGRRTKNNPILVGEPGIGKTAIAEGLAQRIATNAVPELLENKQVIAIDMGMLVAGTRFRGEFEERLKNIIEEVRSNANVILVIDEIHTLVGAGALEGGLDAANILKPALARGELQCIGATTLDEFRKHIERDAALERRFQPIMVGEPTVQETIEILFGLRDRYEQHHQLTIADEALEAAAQLSDRYINDRFLPDKAIDLIDEAGSRVHIEHFKASPASRELKRELAQVIKDKDNAVTEQDFEKASQLRDRELETRAKIDQLSIERQQTPQGAPMVTEENIAEIVSSWTGVPVTKLEETESEKLLHLEDTLHERLIGQEEAVRAVSRAVRRARVGLKNPHRPIASFIFSGPTGVGKTELTKALAAYFFGSEESMIRLDMSEFMERHTVSKLIGSPPGFVGYDEGGQLTEAVRRRPYSVILFDEIEKAHPDVFNLLLQILEDGRLTDSKGRVVDFKNTLLIMTSNIGSRVIEKGGGGLGFEITGDETEAQYNRIRNLVNEELKQYFRPEFLNRLDDIIVFSQLNREEIKQIADIELKRVFDRLVEKDIRLQATDAFKNRLADEGYDPAYGARPLRRAIMRLLEDVLAEKMLSGEIQDGDRAIIDLDDDGQVIISKDNVELRFPELVSTQ